In Pajaroellobacter abortibovis, the following are encoded in one genomic region:
- the mutS gene encoding DNA mismatch repair protein MutS codes for MKSATSEASATPVMKQYLAIKAKHADALLFFRMGDFYELFYEDAIIAARALDLTLTSRNKGVKEEIPMAGVPYHAASSYVQRLLDTGHKVAICEQMADPTKVKGIVPREVVRIVSPGVVFDEAGLKANQNHYFLAIEKGPQGIWGVAAFDLTTGELIACELSDREDVLAEVIRLDPREVFLGNDSHELGIEIENACPRRVVRYEKNGLTLDSVYRLLGYVPAQQCERVTWSHSVQHAVARCIHVACTSEPGKPPPIASFQVYQASQTLLLDQTAQRHLELVQTMGGEYQDSLLSQIDLTQTAPGARLLRKRLLAPLTSVSAIHSHHNAVELFFEHSDLRREIRERLSRLSDLERLAVKLSTRRLHPRDLVGLLASLQELPSLVRAFEACPSPHARRSLGVPSEGAWLDRCEEVEALLRRALMDEPSPRLGEGLILREGYDQELDEARLLARDGQRLMIDLEARLRAEFQILSLKVRYTRVFGWYLEVTRVHLDKVPKAWRRKQTIATGERFTCRELDELADRLAHAEERCASRESELYHALIEMVAQHESRFRQLASQLAAWDVASSLAEVAHCRDYIRPEVDESLQLILEGSRHPVVERFTGVGGFVPNHIRLEAGGEGPEEGLEGHQQAHLWLITGPNMAGKSTLMRQAALCVILAQMGSFVPAKRAKIGIVDRILTRVGASDNVACGESTFMVEMKETAHVLQTATRRSLVILDEIGRGTSTYDGLSIAWAVAEYLHDVTRCRALFATHYYELTRLSKTKQGCQNWSVSAQEHKKEVIFLHQLQPGPASRSYGIECARLAGIPESVLSRASTILKELEEEASGMRPLARDAKAEECSPPAEEILKREEASLLLYSILEELKAVDLNQMTPLEAFQWIACSKKRYLT; via the coding sequence ATGAAATCAGCTACCTCTGAGGCATCAGCAACTCCTGTGATGAAGCAATACCTCGCTATTAAAGCGAAGCATGCGGATGCTCTTCTTTTTTTTCGTATGGGGGATTTTTATGAGCTCTTTTATGAAGATGCCATCATTGCTGCCCGTGCACTTGATCTGACCTTGACCAGTCGCAATAAAGGGGTGAAGGAGGAGATCCCAATGGCGGGGGTTCCTTATCATGCGGCAAGCTCTTACGTGCAACGGCTTCTTGATACAGGACATAAAGTGGCCATCTGTGAGCAGATGGCTGACCCAACAAAAGTTAAAGGGATCGTTCCCCGCGAAGTCGTACGTATCGTGAGTCCAGGGGTTGTGTTCGATGAGGCAGGCCTCAAAGCGAACCAAAATCATTATTTTTTAGCGATCGAAAAAGGGCCGCAAGGGATATGGGGGGTTGCAGCGTTTGACTTAACGACAGGAGAACTGATCGCTTGTGAACTGAGCGATCGGGAGGATGTTCTTGCGGAAGTGATCCGTCTTGACCCACGCGAGGTCTTCTTGGGGAATGATTCCCATGAGCTTGGAATCGAAATCGAAAATGCGTGTCCCCGGAGGGTGGTCCGCTATGAAAAAAACGGGTTGACTCTCGACTCCGTCTACCGCTTACTTGGCTATGTTCCTGCACAACAATGTGAGCGGGTGACGTGGTCCCACTCGGTTCAGCATGCGGTGGCGCGTTGTATCCACGTAGCTTGCACGAGTGAACCGGGTAAACCTCCACCTATCGCTTCATTCCAGGTGTATCAAGCTAGCCAGACCCTTTTACTGGATCAAACAGCTCAGAGGCATCTCGAGCTCGTGCAGACGATGGGAGGGGAATACCAGGACTCTCTTCTCTCCCAAATCGACCTCACTCAGACTGCTCCTGGTGCGAGACTCTTGCGGAAAAGACTTCTGGCTCCATTAACCTCAGTGTCTGCAATCCACAGCCATCACAATGCGGTTGAACTATTTTTTGAACACTCAGACTTGCGGCGAGAAATTCGAGAACGACTTAGCCGTTTATCTGATCTGGAGCGACTGGCTGTCAAACTCTCCACTCGCCGTCTCCATCCCCGAGATCTGGTTGGACTGCTCGCTTCTCTGCAAGAGCTTCCTTCATTGGTTAGGGCATTCGAAGCATGTCCTAGCCCCCATGCGCGAAGGTCTTTGGGAGTTCCAAGCGAAGGAGCATGGTTGGACAGGTGTGAGGAGGTGGAAGCGCTGCTTCGGCGCGCTCTTATGGATGAGCCGTCCCCACGTTTAGGAGAAGGGCTGATTCTGCGTGAGGGATATGATCAAGAGCTGGACGAGGCTCGTCTGTTAGCGAGGGATGGGCAGCGACTAATGATCGACCTCGAGGCACGTCTCAGGGCGGAGTTTCAGATACTCAGCCTTAAGGTCCGGTATACACGTGTGTTTGGCTGGTACCTGGAGGTGACGCGCGTACATCTGGACAAAGTCCCAAAGGCATGGCGCCGCAAGCAGACCATCGCTACCGGGGAACGATTCACCTGCCGTGAACTTGATGAATTAGCAGATCGGCTAGCGCATGCAGAAGAACGCTGTGCTTCACGCGAATCAGAACTGTACCATGCCCTGATCGAGATGGTTGCCCAACATGAAAGCCGTTTTCGGCAGCTGGCTTCACAACTCGCAGCATGGGATGTGGCCAGTTCTCTTGCAGAGGTTGCCCACTGCCGCGATTACATTCGTCCAGAAGTAGATGAATCACTGCAGTTGATCCTTGAGGGTAGTCGGCATCCAGTCGTGGAAAGATTTACGGGAGTAGGGGGATTTGTACCCAATCACATTCGGCTGGAAGCAGGAGGAGAAGGTCCAGAGGAGGGGCTTGAGGGGCATCAACAGGCGCACCTGTGGTTAATTACAGGGCCTAACATGGCTGGCAAATCGACGCTGATGCGTCAGGCTGCACTTTGTGTCATTTTGGCGCAGATGGGCTCCTTTGTCCCTGCTAAACGAGCAAAAATCGGGATCGTTGACCGCATCCTAACTCGGGTAGGGGCTAGCGATAATGTGGCATGTGGGGAGAGTACATTTATGGTTGAGATGAAAGAGACTGCCCATGTGCTTCAGACCGCAACACGCCGTTCGCTTGTGATCCTCGACGAAATTGGTCGCGGGACAAGTACCTACGACGGTCTTTCGATTGCGTGGGCAGTTGCTGAATATCTGCACGATGTTACCCGATGTCGCGCTCTATTCGCGACCCACTACTATGAATTGACACGTCTATCCAAAACCAAGCAAGGATGCCAGAACTGGAGTGTTTCCGCTCAAGAACACAAAAAGGAAGTAATTTTTCTGCATCAATTACAACCAGGTCCAGCCTCGCGCAGCTATGGAATTGAATGTGCCCGATTAGCAGGTATCCCTGAATCGGTTCTGTCGCGCGCTAGTACTATTCTCAAAGAGCTTGAAGAGGAAGCAAGTGGGATGCGTCCCCTTGCTAGGGACGCGAAGGCAGAGGAATGCTCCCCTCCTGCTGAGGAAATTCTAAAAAGGGAGGAAGCCTCTCTTCTTTTATATTCCATTCTTGAAGAACTTAAGGCTGTCGATCTAAATCAAATGACACCACTAGAGGCTTTTCAGTGGATTGCTTGTTCTAAGAAACGATACCTTACTTGA